TTTTTTCAAAGGGTAGTTATCGCCTTAGAGGGCGTACAATGTCTTTAACAGATATTTGAAGACGTCAGTATATCACGGTGTTCTATCTATCCAGTCAATCTTTGAAAAAGAGGCACATACATACCTGAAGAATCAATAGTGctttctatatttttagaATATATAATAAACATGGATCGTAACAccatttctatattataGACTGAGTCTCAGGCCTCTGTATTCGCGACAATATTTGCTCCCTTATCTTCTTCCGTCTCGGAATAGTTTTTCATGGAGTACCAACGGTGGTACCAAAGTTTCCGCCGTCCAGCCCGATACCGGATAGGATAGCATTGATGACCCCTccaatgccttctccagCCATGGCGCCAGCTGCCACAGCATAGGCATATTTTTCAAACCCATCAGGCCACTTCCGTTTCCATACGGAGGCAATCACGGCTCCAATAAACATTGCCGTTCCGTACTGCGTTGACGGCAGAGTAAACGCCATCGCCATAATCATCATATTGGGGTAATATGGCTGAATTCGGTTCCATGTGCTGTTAAAGAGATTCTTGACCAGTACCATCACACTGGCCAATACCGCCATGGCTATGGAAAACACCCAGCTGCTTCGCGGTATCGGTGATTCGGGCCTTGTCACGGCGAGGACGATAGCGCGCCAGGCGGCGACGCTGGGTGCTGGGAATTCGCACTGGTAGTCTCCGCCATCTCCAGCAGTGTCTTCAGCTGACAGAATGCAGGGGTACGCAGAAGCGAAGATAAGAAACATTGTAGGGGCCACAAGGGCAGCGACTAATGTCCCTATCATCTGGGCAGCATATTGAAGACGTGGTGATGTGCCTAGAAGAAAGCCCACGCGGAAATCGCCCATAAGATCTAGATGGATGTCAGGATTTATTGTTTATCGAGTTAGTTCTTCTAGGCATATGGTAAAGAGCATACCGCATGCCTGATTCGCCCCGATATTGGTAAGAGCTCCGCCAAGTAGGTTTAAACGCTGCGCACTTGCGATGCTCGCGGACCCTTGCGTAATTCCTCCGAGGACAACTTGGGACACTTTGGAGAGAGATGAGAGTGGCACAGTGTCTATTGTATCTGTCAGTCTCGTTCCTTTGCGGATGAGCATGAAAGGGTTCTCAGACCGGTCGCTCCAGAAGCGTGAATCGCGAGTAGTGAGAGAAGAAACGCCAGAGTGAGCGCAAGTAATGTTTCTGCGACAGACATTTCAAATTGCACGCTCGTGATGAAGCAAGTAACGACTATTATCACTACTAGCCCGGGTAGCCACATCCACAATCGGATGTCGTCCTCATTGGCAAGATTTTTCTCCCCACCAATGGTCGTATAAGTGTATTCCTTTTGCCGTCGTGTCTTGAGTGTTTGCCAAAAGCCGCGGGCGGCTATCCAGATAACCCGCCATTGGCAGAATAATTCTACAGAAGCAGTAAGCGTAGTTCATGGCGGTAACACttatgatggagatgaggcAGAAATCCTACCGGTGAACGCCGCCGCTATCATGCACACGACTCCTGGCCACAGGAGCCAGTACCGAGGGCTGGGATGTTGGGCATCTGCATACTCAGCTGACAAGGAGAAGTAGGAGACGAGCCCGTCAGCTGAGGCTGCCTCTTTTCCGAACGCCAATCCGTGAGATACCAAGTAGGGTCCTATGACTCCCCTACAGGATAGTTCGTAAGCAAAAAACCTTAATGGGTATGGGTTAGGATGGCAACTGCAGTTTACACTTACCACGCAAGGATTGATCCAAGAACGAAGGACGCAGCTACATTCATACCAACCAGCATTCCAGACCCGATAAAGGCTGGCGTCCATTCAATAAACCAGCCCCAGCTTTCTATCGCCATGGCTGTGTCTGCCATAAAGCCAGTTGACGCGATCCAAGTGAAAATATGCCAATCCTGCGTAACAGGGAAAGGTCAGCACTTTGTCTTAATTATAGTCTCACAATGGGGTGACTGTGTCAGACTACGGCAAGGCATACCCATAAGATACCAATGGCATACTGGGACACTACGCGCAGCAGCATAGCGAAGATGAAACTGTACGCCAGAGTTCGCATTTTCTGCCGAGCTTCGTATGCACCACTGGCTGCAAGATGCATGCCTCGGATGGTGATAGCTGTTGCCGCCGACGAAGGAAAGATAAGCCGGAGTTCTCTTGCTACTTGAAAGATGAAAAACTTCCGCACTGCAGCATCAACGTAAGGTCAACCAACTGTCGCTTTTCTCTGATAGTATAAGGGTGGACAGCTTATCGCGTACAGGGAGCCGCGGAGAGCAGACCAAAGTATCCTCCAGCTGCAGTAATAGCTACTAAACGTGCAAAGTCCTTACTGGGGGTGGTGAGTAACCCCAGTTGGTACAATGCAGGTATAGCGGAGACAAAGACATTGGACAATCCCCCAGCAGCGGTAGCCGCAGTTTGGACGATATTATTCTCCTGAGGTCCAAAAAGCTGGCTCTGGTATCCCAAAGAAGTCAAATACGACGTCAATGGCTGCAGAATGGCAAAGCCAATGATAGACTAGGAAAGGAGTTAACGGACTGCACCAAAATGTAGATTACAGTGAGACCGAGCACACGGTCAGTGTCGTATCCTACCCCGAAAATATTGGCAGAGTCAGTCCAACCAGCCTTGAGCCCAAGGTACAGATTGGAGGCGTTCACAAGCGTTCCACATAGACAGCCCACAATCAGGGCACGAAAGGTGAGGATGTTCCCTGTTGCTGGCTCGACGTCACCGAATGGTTCAAACGGGTCTGTTGGCAAtgcatcattttcttcctcgtcttcatcagtGGATATCGAGCTTGCTCTTTGTCTGGTCTCATTCTCCCCAGACCGATGAACTTCTCGCATATCCGTCATTTCAATTGGCTGACTTCCGGCCGGGCGCGCATAGCCCGACATGACGGCGCACTTGAGTCTATCGCCAAGACAGACCGAAAGAGCGGATACTGGCAGGGAAGTGGACCTCTGAAACAAAAGCCTGACTGCAGAGTATTGAGAGCATGTTCTGCTAAAATAATAGAACCTATGACTTTCCCGAGGTTATGTTGTTagccagaaaacaaaggcAGGGCAACAATGGGAGCGATCTGTCCATGCATTACGTGTCCGATTAATTCAGCTCTCATGCCGGGTCCCGCCGCTTTTATGTATGTGGCTTTTGCCGCTCCAGGAGCGATCGGCGCACGTCCATAACACTCCCGTGGCACGCACCAGACCCTTATTTCCTTCGAAACATGTCGGAATCTTCATCGACCTACATTATTATATCTTATTTCAACTATAGCGCTAAACTAGATGCAACAGATGATCGCTTATTCTATCATCTTAAAGATAACCCTTAGTAAACGTAGAGCTGGCATTGCCTCACAGAAGGTCATGAATTCTAGAATCAAGACAATTGTTTGATTTAttgatatcttctctttgatcaTGCTCGACTATACATACTATGAGTATGTTGATTGGCATGCTAGATCTCTGATGAAGCTCTTGTTGATGGCTCCTGTTTCCCCACCTCCTAAGGGCATCTTGTAGGTATGATTAACCCAAACAACTCCTCTAATATTTACAAGTAGCTCGTAAGGATTCTATATAATGAGTTCGTATCTATGTCTCGCTGCAACAAGTATAAGAAGATTAAAGGAATGTTCTAGTACTAAAACCCAATGTTGAAGCTCATGCAATCTGAATGAATGACTCGATTAAAAATTAACTTCTCCCGTCCTCACCAAATATCCATCCAAGTCCTGatctcaaagaaaagatagcCAACCCAAGAAGACGGGCTTATAAGGAGATGACACCATCATAGTTGCACTTCTTCACCGTCTGCGTGCCGCTCTCCGTCGAGTTGCAGTGCCACTTGGTGCCCGGGGCATGGCCACTCCCATTGTCATTGAGGGTGAACGAGACTTTTTCAGTGCTGTTGACTCGCTGGAGCTGCAAGATAAAGACGGAGATATCATTCACGCCGCCTGGGAATTGGACGTAGTAGGCGGCGTCGCTGGTACGAGCGCCTTCGATAGGGTTTCCGGGACGACGCCTGAGTACTTTTGTTAGTAAAATTGTTGGTCGGAGAAAGTGGAAGTTAGCTTACCAGATCACATTGGCACCGGTCACATCGTTGTAGTTAGGGTCGTCCAGCTTGAAGGTAACATATCCGTTCTGATCAGTCTGAGAAGCGAAAAGCTCGCTAATAGTAATGGTTTGCTTGGCTCGTTTGGCAGGCATAGCCAGAGCAGTGCCGGTGGCCAGGAGGAAGGAGCAGATAGTGGTAGCCTTCATTTTGTCGGGTGGTTGAATTTGTCaattgagaaaagaatagaacaaGCGGATTGGAGAGTAATTGAAAGTTGCGATTATGAGTTGAGCTGTAGTGTTGATGATATTAGTCTCAATGCGAGGATAGACTGTCTTTATATCTTAGTGACTCCATATTGTGAATCTCAAGATAATGACTCAAGACAGCTGGTAGATTGGGACGCGCATACTGTTGCACTCAGCCCACTTGCTGTCTCAGTATAGAGTATGCGAACTCCGAGCCGAGAGGCTGTGCAAATGTCAGAGGAGCAGCATCGCGATCCTTTCTCAGGCCTCCCAAAGATCGCGATTTATAATACAGGACTAAATCCATGAGTGTGTCCAACGAAACTAGCGCTGACAGATCGGCTGCTAGTCCCGCCGCATCTAAACTGTGTGGTTGTCACAGTAGCAATGTATTGTCGTAATCTTAGTGCTGATGTAGTTAGTCAGAGGCGAAGCTTTGTGGATTCATCGTCTAGGCGTCCTATAATTCGTTCTAGGCTGAAGTCAAGACTGAAATAAGCATTCCAAATTTAGCAGAGCCGAAAGCTCCGGTTCATCGTCTGGCGACGATTGAACCTCGTAGGGCGACGGTGCGCCTGAATTGATGacataatattatttttagCATCAATTTGGAAGGCAGTCAAATGCTGGATTCAAATCTTTGGGACTTGAAATACCGAATCCTGTGGATGCTGTGGGTGGCCTAAATATAGACATCGAGGCGAGATGACATGACAACTAGAACTACCAGCTCTGGCTCTAGTGTAGTGCTTCGCATAGTTGCTCTACAGCCCAGATGGACCAAGGAAGGGTATTGTGAGGACCATAGCGACGGTTCCATATCAGCCGGAAACGCTTGGAGGACGAATAAAAAGCCAAGCGTATTACATTAGAGATTGATCTGCACTATCTGCAGCTCGGACGTGTCATTCTTCCAGCCTATTGATGGGACAAGGCATCAAGCCGATATTGTAGGCAACAGGAATACTTCGAAGGACAGTAAAGCAGAGCCCTTTGGAATCAAGCACTCTCTCCTTAGCCGAACTGAGTACTTGGAAGGGTCAAGGTCATGGATAATATCGTTCTACGACAGGGCTTTCTATGTGCTCGGTCCACGCACTTTGTAGCCTTCCGCACGCTCCCGGATCGATTCCCAATCCAAAAGCGGCGCTAGGTCAGACCAAGACGGAAACAATAAAGACCACTGTGCTTCTTTGATAACTGCTTTGGGATAGTTCCCTTGCTCATGACTGTCTGCTAGCGAAGACCTTAATAGATCGGTCATATGTACTTCTAGCAGTCTGGTCAATATCTACGCCGGGACTGTTGCGAAAGCGACCGATCTCGCAgggacaaaagaaacagCTCGAAGGACAGCTGAAAACAAGCAATAGCCGATCCGACTGACACAAGTGGATCTCTTCGCAGGGTCCATTCAGCTCGTCTGGCAATCGTGCGTTAGCGCGGGAGCTATTGATGCAAGCCGACGAACCGAACCAAGCAAACAGAAGGGAGGCATTTCTGCTTACCGGTCCTCCTTTCTTACCCCGCACGATGTTTCCTTGCGTCACGGTCGATAGACAGGAACTCTCGAGTTGGACgtgttcttgtcttttgcaAGGTTGTGGAACAGTTCACCCAGAGCATGATTAATGTTCGATATCACAATGGCCCGAAACTCAATCATCAGAGTTCTATTCGTGTGGATCACCACCATTATTTACTTATTCGGTAGCATCCTCGCCGAACCGGTTCAATACTGCAAATATGGATacaagggaaaggaagaagatggcgatgTGGA
The sequence above is a segment of the Aspergillus oryzae RIB40 DNA, chromosome 3 genome. Coding sequences within it:
- a CDS encoding uncharacterized protein (predicted membrane protein) yields the protein MSGYARPAGSQPIEMTDMREVHRSGENETRQRASSISTDEDEEENDALPTDPFEPFGDVEPATGNILTFRALIVGCLCGTLVNASNLYLGLKAGWTDSANIFGSIIGFAILQPLTSYLTSLGYQSQLFGPQENNIVQTAATAAGGLSNVFVSAIPALYQLGLLTTPSKDFARLVAITAAGGYFGLLSAAPLRKFFIFQVARELRLIFPSSAATAITIRGMHLAASGAYEARQKMRTLAYSFIFAMLLRVVSQYAIGILWDWHIFTWIASTGFMADTAMAIESWGWFIEWTPAFIGSGMLVGMNVAASFVLGSILAWGVIGPYLVSHGLAFGKEAASADGLVSYFSLSAEYADAQHPSPRYWLLWPGVVCMIAAAFTELFCQWRVIWIAARGFWQTLKTRRQKEYTYTTIGGEKNLANEDDIRLWMWLPGLVVIIVVTCFITSVQFEMSVAETLLALTLAFLLSLLAIHASGATDTVPLSSLSKVSQVVLGGITQGSASIASAQRLNLLGGALTNIGANQACDLMGDFRVGFLLGTSPRLQYAAQMIGTLVAALVAPTMFLIFASAYPCILSAEDTAGDGGDYQCEFPAPSVAAWRAIVLAVTRPESPIPRSSWVFSIAMAVLASVMVLVKNLFNSTWNRIQPYYPNMMIMAMAFTLPSTQYGTAMFIGAVIASVWKRKWPDGFEKYAYAVAAGAMAGEGIGGVINAILSGIGLDGGNFGTTVGTP
- a CDS encoding uncharacterized protein (predicted protein), which gives rise to MKATTICSFLLATGTALAMPAKRAKQTITISELFASQTDQNGYVTFKLDDPNYNDVTGANVIWRRPGNPIEGARTSDAAYYVQFPGGVNDISVFILQLQRVNSTEKVSFTLNDNGSGHAPGTKWHCNSTESGTQTVKKCNYDGVISL